The Luteimonas sp. YGD11-2 genome has a window encoding:
- a CDS encoding DUF4019 domain-containing protein produces the protein MRQQTKSTRVTLAAAVALLVAGSAFAQQPQAQPRPQQPAQAAPQAQLTPEQQAQLARQDAEITQAAQQVVQMIDGNRTGEVWDMATVRVKSMIPRETFVQEVANDRARVGAAAQRGQAVVTRSQFQAGGEVPEGLYLNVVFPTRFANTPEPVRELVSFRLDEDRTWRVSGYSVRANDQ, from the coding sequence ATGAGGCAGCAGACGAAGTCCACCCGCGTCACCCTGGCGGCAGCGGTCGCCCTCCTCGTCGCCGGCAGTGCGTTCGCGCAGCAGCCGCAGGCACAGCCCCGCCCGCAGCAGCCGGCGCAGGCGGCGCCACAGGCGCAGCTCACGCCCGAGCAGCAGGCGCAGCTCGCCCGCCAGGACGCCGAGATCACCCAGGCCGCGCAGCAGGTCGTGCAGATGATCGATGGCAACCGCACCGGCGAGGTGTGGGACATGGCCACCGTGCGGGTGAAGAGCATGATTCCGCGCGAGACGTTCGTGCAGGAAGTCGCCAACGACCGCGCTCGCGTGGGCGCCGCCGCCCAGCGCGGCCAGGCCGTGGTGACGCGTTCGCAGTTCCAGGCCGGCGGCGAGGTCCCCGAGGGCCTGTACCTCAACGTGGTGTTCCCGACCCGGTTCGCGAACACCCCCGAGCCGGTGCGCGAGCTCGTGTCGTTCCGGCTTGACGAGGACCGCACCTGGCGCGTCTCGGGCTACAGCGTGCGCGCCAACGACCAGTAA
- a CDS encoding polyprenyl synthetase family protein encodes MSATAPTPAAVTTDLPTIQALAAPDMQAVDALIRRRLASDVLLINQVAEHIVSAGGKRLRPMLVVLAGRACGAGGPDHHQLAAIIEFIHTSTLLHDDVVDESDLRRGRSTANAIWGNAASVLVGDFLYSRSFQLMVELDSMEVMRILADTTNRIAEGEVLQLLHVHNPDTDEAAYLGVIERKTAVLFAAGTRLGALAAGADAATCQKLHDFGMQLGYAFQIADDVLDYAADAADLGKNLGDDLAEGKATLPLIHAIRESDAATRERLRGIVQRGDADAMPEVLAAIHATGGLEYSRDRARVHAEAAQRALDGLPENDAVAALRGLAKYAVDRAY; translated from the coding sequence ATGTCCGCCACTGCCCCGACCCCCGCCGCCGTCACCACCGACCTGCCGACCATCCAGGCGCTCGCCGCGCCCGACATGCAGGCCGTGGACGCGCTGATCCGGCGCCGGCTGGCGTCGGACGTGCTGCTGATCAACCAGGTGGCCGAGCACATCGTCTCCGCCGGCGGCAAGCGGCTGCGGCCGATGCTGGTGGTGCTGGCCGGGCGTGCCTGCGGCGCCGGCGGGCCGGACCACCACCAGCTCGCCGCGATCATCGAGTTCATCCATACGTCCACCCTGTTGCACGACGACGTGGTCGATGAATCCGACCTGCGGCGTGGCCGCAGCACCGCCAACGCGATCTGGGGCAACGCCGCCAGCGTGCTGGTCGGCGATTTCCTCTACTCGCGCAGCTTCCAGCTGATGGTGGAGCTGGACTCGATGGAGGTGATGCGGATCCTCGCCGACACCACCAACCGCATCGCCGAGGGCGAGGTGCTGCAGCTTCTGCACGTGCACAACCCGGATACCGACGAGGCCGCGTATCTCGGCGTGATCGAGCGCAAGACCGCGGTGCTGTTCGCCGCCGGCACGCGCCTGGGTGCGTTGGCCGCCGGTGCCGATGCCGCCACCTGCCAGAAGCTGCACGACTTCGGCATGCAGCTGGGCTACGCCTTCCAGATCGCCGACGACGTGCTCGACTACGCCGCCGATGCGGCCGACCTGGGCAAGAACCTCGGCGACGACCTCGCCGAGGGCAAGGCCACGCTGCCGCTGATCCACGCGATCCGCGAGTCCGATGCCGCCACCCGCGAGCGCCTGCGCGGCATCGTGCAGCGCGGCGATGCCGATGCGATGCCGGAGGTGCTGGCGGCGATTCATGCCACCGGCGGCCTCGAATACAGCCGCGACCGTGCCCGCGTGCATGCCGAGGCCGCGCAACGCGCGCTCGACGGGCTACCGGAGAACGACGCCGTGGCGGCGCTGCGCGGGCTGGCGAAGTACGCAGTGGATCGCGCGTACTGA
- the ssb gene encoding single-stranded DNA-binding protein, which translates to MARGINKVILVGNLGNDPDVKYTQGGMAVTTISLATSSVRKDKDGNQQERTEWHRVKFFGKLGEIAGEYLRKGSQVYVEGSIRYDKFTGSDGVEKYFTDIVADEMQMLGGRGEGGGGGGGNYERSSGGGGGGGQRPQRQESGAPRRQAPAQQPQPAMDDFSDDDIPF; encoded by the coding sequence ATGGCACGCGGAATCAACAAGGTGATCCTGGTCGGCAACCTCGGCAACGATCCCGACGTGAAGTACACCCAGGGCGGCATGGCCGTGACCACGATCAGCCTGGCCACGTCGAGCGTGCGCAAGGACAAGGACGGCAACCAGCAGGAACGCACCGAGTGGCACCGGGTGAAGTTCTTCGGCAAGCTCGGCGAGATCGCCGGCGAGTACCTGCGCAAGGGCTCGCAGGTCTATGTCGAAGGCTCGATCCGCTACGACAAGTTCACCGGCAGCGACGGCGTGGAGAAGTACTTCACCGATATCGTCGCCGACGAGATGCAGATGCTCGGCGGCCGCGGCGAGGGCGGTGGCGGCGGCGGTGGCAACTACGAGCGCAGCAGCGGCGGCGGTGGTGGCGGTGGGCAGCGCCCGCAGCGGCAGGAATCCGGCGCGCCGCGTCGCCAGGCCCCGGCCCAGCAGCCGCAGCCGGCGATGGACGACTTCTCAGACGACGACATTCCGTTCTGA
- a CDS encoding dienelactone hydrolase family protein, with product MRRILFAACCAAFAAAAQAAPKAEPVQWTLDGTPFEGVLVHDDDGDRRKPGLLMVPNWRGVNASAVEKARQLAGDDYVVLVADVYGRDVRPANDGEAGKVAGALRGEDGRATLRARARKALEVLQVQPQVDAEQVGAVGFCFGGTTVLELARDGASLAGVVSLHGGLSTSAPAASAVAPAILVLNGADDRGVSAEEIAGFQQEMDAVDADWQFVNFAGAVHCFAESDADSPPNCVYHERSAKRAWRMMDDFFEERFGQRSP from the coding sequence ATGCGCCGCATCCTGTTTGCCGCCTGCTGTGCCGCCTTCGCCGCCGCCGCCCAGGCGGCTCCGAAGGCCGAACCCGTGCAATGGACCCTCGACGGCACCCCCTTCGAGGGCGTGCTGGTCCACGACGATGACGGCGACCGGCGCAAGCCCGGCCTGCTGATGGTGCCGAACTGGCGCGGCGTGAATGCCTCGGCGGTCGAGAAGGCCCGGCAACTTGCCGGCGACGACTACGTGGTGCTGGTGGCCGATGTGTACGGCCGCGACGTGCGTCCCGCCAACGATGGTGAGGCCGGCAAGGTCGCCGGCGCCCTGCGTGGCGAGGACGGCCGCGCCACCCTGCGGGCGCGTGCCCGCAAGGCGCTGGAGGTGCTGCAGGTGCAGCCGCAGGTGGATGCGGAGCAGGTCGGCGCTGTCGGTTTCTGCTTCGGCGGTACCACCGTGCTCGAGCTCGCCCGCGACGGCGCGTCCCTCGCCGGGGTGGTCAGCCTGCATGGCGGCCTGTCGACATCGGCGCCGGCGGCGTCAGCGGTCGCGCCGGCGATCCTGGTGCTCAACGGTGCCGACGACCGCGGCGTCAGCGCGGAGGAGATCGCGGGTTTCCAGCAGGAGATGGATGCCGTCGACGCCGACTGGCAGTTCGTCAACTTCGCCGGGGCAGTGCACTGCTTCGCGGAATCGGATGCCGACAGCCCACCGAACTGCGTCTACCACGAGCGCTCGGCCAAGCGCGCCTGGCGGATGATGGACGACTTCTTCGAGGAGCGTTTCGGGCAGCGCAGTCCGTAA
- the murD gene encoding UDP-N-acetylmuramoyl-L-alanine--D-glutamate ligase, translating to MHASPPDIASLDGRRVGLWGWGREGRAAWRAIRSRLPMLPLTLFCQPPEAGDAAGLGDPLLQVRTAVDADTLAACDIVVKSPGISPYGEAAQAAAARGTRFIGGTTLWFAERGDARTLCVTGTKGKSTTTALLAHLLRAGGVRTALAGNIGLPLLELLDAQADAWAIELSSYQTCDVAASGVRPQLAIVTNIFPEHLDWHGGEARYVEDKLALLTGARPHVAVLNAADPRLAALQLPDSDVRWYGRAEGWHLREDTVFRGDMAVLDTRDLPLPGRHNRGNLCAVLAALEACGHDAAALAVHARGFQPLPHRLQGLGRCGGLDWVNDSISTTPHASIAALELYRDRPVAILVGGHDRGLDWTAFVAHVRTQPPRAVVTMGQNGPRIHAALRAAASEAGFVLGEATDLESAVAAAKGVPGIDGGVLLLSPGAPSFGAYRDYTERGRHFARLGGFDPDAITAIAGLGIA from the coding sequence GTGCACGCTTCGCCGCCTGACATCGCATCGCTGGATGGCCGGCGCGTCGGCCTGTGGGGCTGGGGGCGCGAGGGCCGTGCGGCGTGGCGGGCCATCCGCAGCCGCCTGCCGATGCTGCCACTGACGCTGTTCTGCCAGCCACCCGAGGCCGGGGATGCAGCGGGGCTCGGCGATCCGCTGTTGCAGGTGCGCACGGCGGTGGATGCCGACACGCTTGCCGCCTGCGACATCGTGGTCAAGTCGCCAGGGATCAGCCCCTATGGCGAGGCCGCGCAGGCTGCGGCCGCACGTGGCACCCGCTTCATCGGTGGGACCACGCTGTGGTTTGCCGAACGTGGCGATGCGCGCACGCTGTGCGTGACCGGCACCAAAGGCAAGAGCACCACCACCGCGCTGCTCGCGCACCTGCTGCGTGCCGGCGGCGTGCGCACCGCACTGGCCGGCAATATCGGCCTGCCGTTGCTGGAGCTGCTGGATGCGCAGGCCGACGCCTGGGCGATCGAACTGTCGAGCTACCAGACCTGCGACGTCGCGGCTTCCGGCGTGCGCCCGCAGCTTGCGATCGTCACCAACATCTTTCCCGAGCACCTCGACTGGCATGGCGGTGAAGCGCGCTATGTCGAGGACAAGCTGGCGCTGCTGACCGGGGCCAGGCCGCATGTCGCCGTGCTCAATGCCGCTGATCCGCGGCTGGCTGCGCTGCAACTGCCTGACAGCGATGTGCGCTGGTACGGGCGTGCCGAAGGCTGGCACCTGCGCGAGGACACCGTGTTCCGCGGCGACATGGCCGTGCTCGACACCCGCGACCTGCCGCTGCCCGGCCGCCACAACCGCGGCAACCTGTGCGCGGTGCTGGCGGCGCTGGAAGCGTGCGGCCACGACGCCGCCGCACTGGCCGTGCATGCGCGTGGCTTCCAGCCGCTGCCGCACCGGCTGCAGGGGCTGGGCAGGTGCGGTGGGCTCGACTGGGTCAACGACTCCATCAGCACCACGCCCCACGCCAGCATCGCCGCGCTCGAGCTGTACCGCGATCGCCCGGTGGCGATCCTGGTCGGCGGCCACGACCGCGGTCTCGACTGGACCGCGTTCGTCGCCCATGTGCGCACGCAGCCACCGCGCGCGGTGGTGACGATGGGCCAGAACGGGCCGCGCATCCATGCGGCGCTGCGTGCGGCCGCGAGCGAGGCCGGCTTCGTGCTGGGCGAGGCCACGGACCTCGAATCGGCGGTCGCCGCCGCGAAGGGCGTACCCGGCATCGACGGCGGGGTGCTGCTGTTGTCGCCCGGTGCACCCAGCTTCGGCGCCTACCGCGACTACACCGAACGCGGCCGCCATTTCGCCCGGCTGGGCGGATTCGACCCCGATGCGATCACCGCGATCGCGGGCCTCGGCATCGCCTGA
- a CDS encoding sigma-70 family RNA polymerase sigma factor: MEIAGSVTTRDTDGFEVLLARHRGIVVKVAASYALHREDRAELAQEIQLQLWRAWPGYDPARSFPTWMYRIALNVAIDHVRRQGGQRGRAEAFDECLHDVAAPGPDSALHDQLRLLQDFIRSRAPFERALLLLYLEERSTREIAEVLGIGESNVTTRISRLKQRLREHVRSNHPEAHDGTR; this comes from the coding sequence ATGGAGATTGCCGGTTCCGTGACCACCCGCGACACCGACGGATTCGAAGTGCTGCTCGCCCGCCACCGCGGCATCGTGGTGAAGGTGGCGGCCAGCTACGCGCTGCACCGCGAGGACCGCGCCGAGCTCGCCCAGGAGATCCAGCTGCAGCTGTGGCGCGCCTGGCCCGGCTATGACCCGGCGCGCAGCTTCCCTACGTGGATGTATCGCATCGCCCTCAACGTGGCGATCGACCATGTGCGCCGCCAGGGCGGACAGCGCGGACGCGCGGAAGCGTTCGACGAATGCCTGCATGACGTCGCCGCACCCGGTCCCGACTCCGCGCTCCACGACCAGCTGCGGTTGCTGCAGGACTTCATCCGCAGCCGCGCGCCGTTCGAACGCGCCTTGCTGCTGCTCTACCTCGAAGAACGCAGCACCCGCGAGATCGCCGAAGTCCTCGGCATCGGCGAAAGCAACGTCACCACCCGGATCTCGCGACTGAAGCAGCGCCTGCGCGAACACGTGCGCAGCAACCACCCGGAGGCACACGATGGAACTCGATGA
- a CDS encoding sensor domain-containing diguanylate cyclase — protein MVKPERPANEARRLDALRRARILDTAPEDGFDDLIRIAAAICRMPIALVSLVDEDRQWFKARRGIDFEQTARDDSFCAHSLLQPEQLMIVPDARLDPRFRDNPFVTGELRVRFYAGAPLLDPDGLPLGSFCVMDREPRALDEEQKLALVALSRQASRLIELRRVSGELELQLREREWYEEQLQQYQLALEQENASLVELTRTDPLTGLPNRRAFAEELQAVADTGAAYSVAICDIDHFKQVNDEHGHSEGDRVLVAVADALREHHAARGRVARVGGEEFVVLFPGQRADAAMRECETLRQAVADLSIGLPVTLSFGVAEGRPGEMVEDVLARADVALYAAKRGGRNRVEAG, from the coding sequence ATGGTAAAACCCGAGCGTCCCGCCAACGAGGCGCGCCGCCTCGACGCCCTGCGCCGGGCGCGGATCCTCGACACCGCGCCCGAGGACGGCTTCGACGATCTGATCCGCATCGCCGCCGCGATCTGCCGCATGCCGATTGCGCTGGTGAGCCTGGTCGACGAGGACCGCCAGTGGTTCAAGGCGCGGCGGGGGATCGATTTCGAGCAGACGGCCCGCGACGACTCCTTCTGCGCACATTCGCTGTTGCAGCCCGAGCAGCTGATGATCGTCCCGGACGCGCGGCTGGACCCGCGATTCCGCGACAACCCCTTCGTCACCGGCGAGCTGCGCGTGCGGTTCTACGCCGGTGCACCGCTGCTCGATCCGGACGGGCTGCCGCTGGGCAGCTTCTGCGTGATGGATCGCGAGCCGCGGGCGCTCGACGAGGAGCAGAAGCTGGCGCTGGTGGCACTGTCACGGCAGGCATCGCGGCTGATCGAACTGCGCCGCGTCAGCGGGGAGCTGGAGCTGCAGCTGCGCGAGCGCGAGTGGTACGAGGAGCAGCTGCAGCAGTACCAGCTGGCACTGGAACAGGAAAACGCCAGCCTGGTGGAACTGACCCGCACCGACCCGCTGACGGGGCTGCCGAACCGCCGTGCGTTCGCCGAGGAGCTGCAGGCGGTGGCGGACACCGGTGCCGCATATTCGGTGGCGATCTGCGACATCGACCACTTCAAGCAGGTCAACGACGAGCACGGCCACTCCGAGGGCGACCGGGTGCTGGTGGCGGTGGCCGATGCGCTGCGTGAACACCACGCCGCCCGCGGACGGGTGGCGCGGGTGGGTGGCGAGGAGTTCGTGGTGCTGTTTCCCGGCCAGCGGGCGGATGCCGCCATGCGCGAATGCGAGACGCTGCGGCAGGCGGTCGCCGACCTGTCCATCGGCCTGCCGGTGACGCTCAGTTTCGGCGTGGCCGAGGGCCGCCCGGGCGAAATGGTGGAGGACGTGCTCGCGCGTGCCGATGTCGCGCTGTACGCGGCCAAGCGCGGTGGCCGCAACCGGGTCGAGGCCGGCTGA
- a CDS encoding DMT family transporter, which produces MTPATKAHWQIHFCVLLWGFTAILGKLITLPALPLVWWRMLLVAGTLLLVPRVWRGLRALPRRLAWSYAGVGALVGLHWLTFYGAVKLANASVAATCMALATVFVAVIEPRLAGRRLSMRDLALGIAVLPGVALVVGGVPGEMRAGVAVGALSALFVALFGSFNKRLVDRADPLTVTTIELGAGTLTLTLLWPVLAVAAPVFAGGFVVPGARDAGLLLLLAFACTLLPFALSLVALRHMSAFSAQLAVNLEPVYAIVLAILLLGEQRELTPAFYAGVAIIMAAVLVHPLLSRRRTTAPPELHAENLVTGEARDLLDTRRD; this is translated from the coding sequence ATGACCCCCGCCACCAAGGCGCACTGGCAGATCCATTTCTGCGTCCTGCTGTGGGGATTCACCGCGATCCTCGGCAAGCTGATCACCCTGCCGGCGCTGCCGCTGGTGTGGTGGCGGATGCTGCTGGTGGCCGGCACGCTGCTGCTGGTGCCGCGCGTCTGGCGTGGCCTGCGCGCACTGCCGCGGCGGCTGGCCTGGAGCTACGCCGGCGTCGGTGCCCTGGTGGGCCTGCACTGGCTCACGTTCTACGGGGCGGTGAAGCTCGCCAACGCCTCGGTGGCGGCGACCTGCATGGCGCTGGCCACGGTGTTCGTGGCGGTGATCGAGCCACGTCTGGCCGGGCGCCGGCTGTCGATGCGCGACCTCGCGCTCGGAATCGCGGTGCTGCCGGGTGTGGCGCTGGTGGTCGGCGGCGTGCCGGGCGAGATGCGGGCCGGTGTGGCGGTGGGTGCGCTGTCGGCACTGTTCGTCGCGCTGTTCGGCTCGTTCAACAAGCGCCTCGTCGACCGCGCGGATCCGCTCACCGTCACCACCATCGAACTCGGCGCCGGCACGCTGACGCTGACCCTGCTGTGGCCGGTGCTGGCAGTGGCCGCGCCGGTGTTCGCCGGCGGCTTCGTGGTGCCGGGGGCGCGCGATGCCGGCCTGCTGCTGTTGCTGGCCTTCGCCTGCACCCTGCTGCCGTTCGCGCTTTCGCTGGTGGCGCTGCGGCACATGAGCGCGTTCTCGGCGCAGCTGGCGGTGAACCTGGAACCGGTCTACGCGATCGTGCTGGCCATCCTGCTGCTGGGCGAGCAGCGTGAGCTGACGCCTGCGTTCTACGCCGGCGTGGCGATCATCATGGCGGCGGTGCTGGTGCATCCGCTGCTGTCGCGGCGTCGCACCACGGCACCGCCGGAACTGCATGCCGAGAACCTGGTCACCGGCGAAGCGCGCGACCTGCTCGACACCCGGCGCGACTGA